One part of the Musa acuminata AAA Group cultivar baxijiao chromosome BXJ1-5, Cavendish_Baxijiao_AAA, whole genome shotgun sequence genome encodes these proteins:
- the LOC135674114 gene encoding uncharacterized protein At1g76070-like — protein sequence MPQQVDVEAIVRGGGDARDACETQFAVAQPPAPDDPDFPPESVVVPVGDDGLDWADVGAAAYDRDDSTKGSTNPKAQAQQWQHAKPRSRSHRFSGGIQAKHPIIGLPGKVQQHSSYLGRSGHRPARVPIFPKKPPVPGAARGRKSTVPEQEPGSPTVSCIGKVLSETERNRYPKRRRQSPEKEKMERVEPTGFWASVTATFCCGGEESTATETMPGDTPGEAAGERRIAAKPATEPPALGAMRRFASGRRPLPLDRDAPARDWRWSVGSVEDAWRERDRDRDWDASASFDGADGNMLKSRNGMW from the coding sequence ATGCCACAACAAGTTGACGTTGAAGCCATTGTCCGTGGCGGAGGCGACGCGAGGGACGCCTGCGAGACCCAGTTCGCGGTGGCGCAGCCCCCGGCGCCCGACGATCCCGACTTCCCACCGGAGTCTGTGGTGGTGCCGGTCGGCGATGATGGCCTCGACTGGGCCGACGTGGGCGCCGCCGCCTATGACCGCGACGACTCCACCAAGGGCAGCACGAACCCCAAGGCGCAGGCGCAGCAGTGGCAGCATGCCAAGCCCCGGTCCAGGTCGCACCGCTTCTCCGGCGGCATCCAGGCCAAGCACCCCATCATCGGCCTCCCCGGGAAGGTTCAGCAGCACTCCAGCTACCTCGGCCGCAGCGGCCACCGACCCGCCAGAGTACCGATCTTCCCCAAGAAGCCTCCCGTCCCAGGCGCCGCCCGCGGGCGGAAGTCCACGGTGCCCGAGCAAGAGCCTGGGTCGCCCACGGTGTCGTGTATCGGGAAGGTACTGTCCGAGACTGAGCGGAACCGGTACCCGAAGCGGCGCCGCCAATCACCGGAGAAGGAGAAGATGGAGAGGGTGGAGCCCACTGGGTTCTGGGCGAGTGTAACAGCAACCTTCTGCTGCGGCGGCGAGGAGAGCACGGCGACGGAGACGATGCCGGGGGATACGCCAGGGGAGGCGGCGggggagaggaggatagctgcgaagCCGGCGACGGAGCCGCCGGCTCTGGGGGCGATGAGGCGGTTCGCGTCGGGGCGGCGGCCGCTGCCGTTGGACAGGGATGCGCCGGCGCGGGATTGGCGGTGGTCGGTAGGGTCCGTGGAGGACGCGTGGCGTgagcgggatcgggatcgggattggGATGCCTCCGCCTCGTTTGACGGTGCGGACGGAAACATGTTAAAGAGTCGAAATGGAATGTGGTAg